One Oryza sativa Japonica Group chromosome 8, ASM3414082v1 DNA window includes the following coding sequences:
- the LOC9268134 gene encoding uncharacterized protein — MAAATHAQPSGVDGRDEPNVAAANRRNGAHAVLAAASALVGLPPEYAKARAVLLLLLLLLGCATVHLSMGGNRHRHWLRAVAPSPAARVVDRSRARLRWTGFHALLFLAGSRLLLGPRTAAPPSPSQLLGANALLVTGAILVLVSTAYDGVPRSVRPAAAAAARGLDGLLFGGRFAPASDADD; from the coding sequence ATGGCGGCCGCCACGCACGCTCAGCCGTCCGGCGTCGACGGCCGCGACGAGCCGAACGTGGCGGCGGCCAACCGGAGGAACGGCGCgcacgccgtcctcgccgcggcgtccgcCCTCGTCGGCCTCCCGCCCGAGTACGCCAAggcgcgcgccgtcctcctcttgcttctcctgcttctcggctgCGCCACCGTCCACCTCTCCATGGGCGgcaaccgccaccgccactggcTCCGCGCCGTGGCGccctcgccggccgcgcgcgtcgTCGACCGCTCGCGGGCGCGGCTACGGTGGACGGGGTTCCACGCGCTGCTCTTCCtggccggctcccgcctgctCCTCGGCCCCAGAAcggctgcgccgccgtcgccgtcgcagcTTCTCGGCGCGAACGCCCTGCTCGTGACGGGCGCCATCCTCGTGCTGGTCTCCACCGCCTACGACGGCGTCCCGCGCTCCGtgcgcccggcggcggccgcggcggcgagggggctcGACGGGCTCCTCTTCGGCGGGCGCTTCGCTCCGGCGTCCGACGCCGACGACTGA